Proteins from a genomic interval of Thermotoga sp. Mc24:
- a CDS encoding DUF1923 family maltosyltransferase, with translation MLLKEINRYCKEKTTGRRIYAVPKLWIPSFFKKFDEKSGRCFVDPYELGAEITDWILNQSRNQDYSQPLSFLKGEKTPDWIKRSVVYGSLPRTTAAYNHKGSGYYEENDVLGFREAGTFFKMMVLLPFIKSLGADAIYLLPVSRMSDLFKKGDAPSPYSVKNPMELDERYHDPLLEPFKVDEEFKAFVEACHILGIRVILDFIPRTAARDSDLIREHPDWFYWIKVEELADYTPPRAEELPFKVPDEDELQIVYSKENVKRHLKKFTLPPNLIDPQKWEKIKREKGNILELIVKEFGIITPPGFSDLINDPQPTWDDVTFLRLYLDHPEASKRFLDPNQPPYVLYDVIKASKFPGKEPNRELWEYLAGVIPHYQKKYGIDGARLDMGHALPKELLDLIIKNVKEYDPAFAMIAEELDMEKDKVSKEAGYDVILGSSWYFAGRVEEIGKLPEIAERLVLPFLASVETPDTPRIATRKHASKMKKLAPFVTYFLPNSIPYVNTGQEIGEKQPMNLGLDTDPNLRKALSPTDEFFGKLAFFDHYVLHWDNPDRGVLNFIKKLIKVRQQFLDFVLNGEFENLTTKDLVMYSYERNGQKIVIAANVGKEPKEIAGGRVWNGKWSDEERVILNPLDFALVVQE, from the coding sequence AGGAAAAAACCACCGGAAGGAGAATCTACGCGGTTCCAAAGCTGTGGATACCGAGCTTTTTCAAAAAGTTCGACGAAAAATCCGGCAGGTGTTTCGTCGATCCTTACGAACTCGGAGCCGAGATCACCGACTGGATTTTGAATCAGTCCAGAAACCAGGACTATTCCCAGCCTCTTTCATTTTTGAAAGGAGAAAAAACACCGGACTGGATAAAGCGTTCCGTCGTTTATGGATCTCTTCCCAGAACCACCGCAGCGTACAACCACAAGGGTTCTGGATACTACGAGGAGAACGATGTTCTCGGTTTCAGAGAGGCGGGAACGTTCTTCAAGATGATGGTGCTTCTTCCGTTCATCAAAAGTCTCGGTGCGGACGCTATCTATTTGCTTCCTGTGAGTAGAATGAGCGATCTCTTCAAGAAAGGAGACGCTCCTTCACCGTACTCCGTGAAGAACCCTATGGAGCTCGATGAGAGGTACCATGATCCGCTCCTCGAACCTTTCAAGGTGGATGAAGAGTTCAAGGCTTTTGTGGAAGCGTGTCACATCCTTGGAATCAGGGTGATTCTCGATTTCATTCCGAGAACGGCCGCCAGAGACTCCGACCTCATAAGAGAACATCCGGACTGGTTTTACTGGATAAAGGTGGAAGAACTCGCGGATTACACTCCCCCGAGGGCCGAGGAACTTCCATTCAAAGTGCCGGACGAGGACGAACTCCAGATCGTATACAGCAAAGAAAATGTGAAAAGACACCTCAAAAAGTTCACACTTCCTCCGAATCTGATCGACCCTCAAAAGTGGGAGAAGATAAAAAGAGAAAAGGGAAACATTCTGGAGTTGATTGTGAAAGAATTCGGAATCATCACACCTCCAGGATTCTCCGATCTGATCAACGACCCACAGCCCACATGGGACGATGTGACGTTCTTGAGGCTGTACTTAGATCACCCAGAGGCTTCGAAGAGATTCCTCGATCCCAATCAGCCTCCCTACGTTCTCTACGATGTGATAAAAGCGAGCAAATTCCCTGGAAAAGAGCCGAACAGAGAACTATGGGAGTACCTCGCGGGCGTGATACCGCATTATCAGAAGAAATACGGAATAGACGGTGCAAGACTCGATATGGGTCACGCGCTTCCAAAGGAACTTCTCGACCTCATAATAAAGAACGTGAAGGAGTACGATCCGGCATTTGCGATGATCGCAGAGGAGCTGGACATGGAGAAAGATAAGGTATCGAAGGAAGCGGGATACGATGTGATCCTGGGAAGCAGCTGGTACTTCGCAGGAAGAGTGGAAGAAATAGGAAAACTCCCTGAAATCGCCGAAAGGCTCGTTCTTCCCTTCCTCGCCTCCGTTGAGACTCCCGACACACCGCGCATTGCCACAAGAAAGCACGCTTCCAAGATGAAAAAACTGGCACCGTTCGTGACTTACTTTCTGCCGAACTCCATTCCTTATGTGAACACGGGGCAGGAGATTGGTGAAAAACAACCCATGAATCTGGGACTGGACACGGATCCAAATCTGAGAAAGGCCCTCTCTCCAACTGACGAGTTCTTCGGGAAACTCGCCTTTTTCGATCATTACGTTCTCCACTGGGACAACCCGGACAGGGGAGTCTTGAACTTCATCAAAAAACTGATAAAGGTGCGCCAGCAGTTCCTCGATTTTGTCCTCAACGGAGAGTTTGAAAATCTCACAACGAAAGATCTCGTCATGTACTCTTACGAAAGAAATGGCCAAAAGATCGTCATCGCTGCAAATGTTGGAAAAGAGCCAAAAGAGATCGCCGGTGGAAGGGTCTGGAACGGAAAGTGGAGCGATGAAGAGAGGGTGATCCTCAACCCCCTTGATTTTGCTCTTGTTGTACAGGAGTGA
- the ylqF gene encoding ribosome biogenesis GTPase YlqF, with protein MSWYPGHIEKAKRQIKDLLRLVNTVVEVRDARAPFATSAYGVDFSRKETIILLNKVDIADEETTKEWVEFFKKQGKRVITTHKDEPRNVFLKKLSFDRFARVLIVGVPNTGKSTIINKLKGKRASSVGAQPGVTKGIQWFSLENGVKILDTPGILYKNIFSEDLAAKLLLVGSLPVERIEDQRIFERAFDIFAQSIGIESSFNEFFEDFAKKRGLLKKGGVPDIERALMLFFTEVAQGKTGPVSFEHPEDITPVQQEQNQGG; from the coding sequence GTGAGCTGGTACCCCGGTCATATAGAGAAAGCGAAACGGCAGATAAAGGATCTTCTGAGGCTTGTGAACACGGTGGTGGAGGTCCGCGACGCGCGGGCCCCTTTTGCCACATCGGCGTACGGTGTGGACTTTTCCAGAAAAGAAACGATCATCCTTCTGAACAAAGTGGACATAGCGGACGAGGAAACAACGAAGGAGTGGGTGGAGTTCTTCAAAAAACAGGGAAAAAGAGTGATCACCACCCATAAGGATGAACCAAGAAATGTCTTCCTGAAAAAGCTCTCCTTCGACAGGTTTGCCCGTGTTCTGATCGTTGGTGTTCCAAACACGGGAAAATCTACGATCATAAACAAGCTGAAAGGAAAAAGAGCGAGCTCCGTTGGAGCACAACCTGGCGTCACAAAAGGCATCCAGTGGTTCTCCTTGGAAAACGGCGTGAAGATTCTGGACACGCCCGGGATTCTCTACAAGAACATCTTCAGTGAAGACCTCGCGGCAAAGCTCCTCTTGGTTGGAAGCTTGCCGGTAGAGAGAATAGAAGACCAGAGGATATTCGAAAGAGCCTTTGATATATTCGCTCAAAGCATCGGAATAGAATCATCTTTCAACGAATTCTTCGAAGACTTTGCGAAAAAAAGAGGACTCCTCAAAAAAGGAGGAGTCCCCGATATAGAACGAGCTTTGATGCTTTTTTTCACAGAAGTGGCTCAGGGAAAAACAGGGCCCGTTTCCTTTGAACACCCTGAAGATATCACTCCTGTACAACAAGAGCAAAATCAAGGGGGTTGA